Proteins co-encoded in one Conger conger chromosome 4, fConCon1.1, whole genome shotgun sequence genomic window:
- the onecut3a gene encoding one cut domain family member 2: MELTMENIGNLHGVSHSHQPGDLMSSPHGRQPSASHRNLVSHGRSAMVSSMASILEGAGEYRTDHTLSGPLHPAMTMSCDSGMSLSSTYTTLTPLQHLPPISTVSDKFHHHPHSHPHHHPAHQRLTAGNVSGSFTLMRDDRSLASMSNLYGHYPKDMSGMGQPLSPLSNGLGSLHNSQQTLSAYGPGAHLSNDKMLSPGGFESHAAMLSRSEEHLARGLGGHGAGMMSTLNGMHHHGHPHSQANGSMLSERDRQSAGGGQGTGSGQVEEINTKEVAQRITAELKRYSIPQAIFAQRILCRSQGTLSDLLRNPKPWSKLKSGRETFRRMWKWLQEPEFQRMSALRLAACKRKEQEQHKDRNLAPKKQRLVFTDLQRRTLIAIFKENKRPSKEMQITISQQLGLELNTVSNFFMNARRRCVDRWHDDHTHGASPGQPGTSATTFSKA; this comes from the exons ATGGAACTTACAATGGAAAACATTGGGAATCTACACGGCGTATCTCACTCTCATCAACCGGGGGACTTGATGAGCTCCCCTCACGGGCGGCAGCCCTCGGCATCGCATCGGAACTTGGTGTCGCACGGACGGTCAGCGATGGTGTCCAGCATGGCTTCGATTCTGGAAGGGGCCGGGGAGTACCGGACAGATCACACGTTGTCCGGTCCCCTTCACCCTGCGATGACAATGTCGTGCGACTCCGGAATGAGCCTGAGCAGCACTTACACCACGCTGACCCCGCTGCAGCACCTGCCCCCCATCTCCACCGTCTCGGATAAGTTTCACCACCATCCCCACTCGCATCCGCATCACCACCCAGCACATCAGCGCCTCACCGCCGGCAACGTCAGCGGCAGCTTTACGCTCATGCGGGACGACCGGAGTCTAGCCTCTATGAGCAATCTGTACGGCCACTACCCCAAAGACATGTCCGGCATGGGTCAGCCACTGTCGCCGCTCTCCAACGGCCTCGGTTCTTTGCACAACTCCCAGCAAACTCTTTCTGCCTACGGCCCGGGCGCCCATCTCTCAAATGACAAGATGCTCAGTCCGGGGGGCTTCGAGTCCCACGCAGCCATGCTGTCCCGGAGCGAGGAGCACTTAGCCCGAGGTTTAGGGGGACACGGGGCAGGAATGATGTCAACTCTAAACGGCATGCACCACCACGGCCACCCGCACTCTCAGGCTAACGGCTCCATGCTTTCTGAGAGGGACAGGCAGAGCGCGGGGGGCGGACAGGGCACCGGGTCGGGGCAGGTGGAAGAGATCAACACAAAGGAGGTGGCGCAGCGGATAACGGCGGAGCTCAAACGCTACAGCATCCCTCAGGCCATCTTCGCCCAGCGGATCTTGTGTCGATCCCAGGGCACCCTATCTGACCTGCTGCGGAACCCTAAACCGTGGAGTAAACTCAAGTCTGGCCGCGAGACCTTCAGGAGGATGTGGAAGTGGCTGCAGGAGCCGGAGTTTCAGCGCATGTCAGCTCTCAGACTAGCGG CCTGCAAGAGGAAGGAGCAGGAGCAGCACAAGGACCGGAACCTGGCCCCCAAAAAGCAGCGGCTGGTCTTCACCGACCTGCAGCGCCGCACCCTTATCGCCATCTTCAAGGAGAACAAGCGGCCCTCCAAGGAGATGCAGATCACCATCTCCCAGCAGCTGGGCCTGGAGCTCAACACCGTCAGCAACTTCTTCATGAACGCCCGCCGTCGCTGCGTCGACCGCTGGCACGACGACCACACCCACGGCGCCAGCCCCGGGCAGCCGGGCACCTCCGCCACCACCTTCTCCAAAGCCTGA